Below is a genomic region from Streptomyces ferrugineus.
CATCGGCAGCTCGTCGGCCTGGTTGCGCTCGCGGCCCCGGCGGGTGTCCCAGCGGTCGGTGAACGCGTCGAGGCGCGCCAGCCGCTCGGTGACGTCGCCCTTCTCGGCGGCCAGGTCGTGGGCCAGCTCACGGTCCTGCTCGGTCACGGAGAACGCCTCGACCAGGGCGTGCACCGGCACGGAGGCCAGCCAGCCGTCGATGTCCCCGGCCGGGTCAAGCCCCGTTCCGACAAGGGGTACTTGGTCGAAGTGCGTGCCCATGAAGATCCGTCTCCGTATGGATAGACAACCTCTCGCCGCCCAGTGTTCCACGGGCCGGACGCGGGCCTCGCGCGGGCGGCGAGAGCCCGGCACGCGGGTGTGGCGGGCAGGACATATCCTCACTGCATGTACTTCACCGACCGAGGCATCGAAGAACTGGAGAAGCGGCGCGGCGAGGAGGAGATCACCTTCGAGTGGCTTGCCGAGCAGCTGCGCACCTTCGTCGACCTGAACCCGGACTTCGAGGTGCCGGTGGAGCGGCTGGCGACGTGGCTGGCGCGGCTGGACGACGAGGACGACGACGTGTAGCCGGCCGGCGGGAGATCGGACGGCCCTCCCCCGCCGAGCGGGACGTTCCCGGGCGCCCTGGTAGGGGGCGCCCTTCGTGCTGTACGGCGGTCTTCGCCGCCGTCAGTC
It encodes:
- a CDS encoding DUF6104 family protein: MYFTDRGIEELEKRRGEEEITFEWLAEQLRTFVDLNPDFEVPVERLATWLARLDDEDDDV